One Tachysurus vachellii isolate PV-2020 chromosome 18, HZAU_Pvac_v1, whole genome shotgun sequence DNA segment encodes these proteins:
- the setd1a gene encoding histone-lysine N-methyltransferase SETD1A has product MDPDSGADTQRTLSLQWKSYKLLQDPAIRRVAQKVYRYDGIHFSIPDSGFPPVGELRDPRPRRIWSRHTEMSLPLPKFKLDEYYVGPIPLKEVTFARLNDNIREPFLLDMCTKFGEVEEMEILFHPKTRKHLGLARVLFTSTKGAKDTVKHLHNTSVMGNIVHAQLDIKGQQRMKYYDLIVNGSYTPQTVPTGGKALSEKFQPPAPAQPDTSSDIRRKLSTDQVPVPPPGSATPCSLDTGFGEQRMDTPPSSLGGPFTPGSSCSSQGGGTPYTSRSGTPFSQDSGYSGGRHGGYSGGPVGGGFPAQDMLPSSSCSSSAVSSSSGFKSRFYDEPHRVPPQDPTVYHRGRPGFPPPPPLPCYPSYHNAGTTGMHMPPNPHMPPSGTLYESPPVTERERDRERERDRGQRDRDRERDRDSGGRYGVSRRSSYHHQPDVTSKSSYHSHHSHREERESRSYRRDSSASREHGRHRNHHHSHNHHGRRRDSRDRDGDYANSSDPRYRSHSNSSHRSSNSMSPPPASFGGYNQSKELQTQDTPSSSRMEPSPSFRSGERSSGSGENDYRSHHPPLHPPPPPPPPPLPPASVIAAAVAETLSSLDFGQESPVREEPWSKPKRRPSTPPQPPQTPPPSSPPHASIPSSSTSPSSTSLPHHHPSSTASLSPPHAQRDSSSPEPDSTNESLPFVHHCSSLDSRIEMLLKEQKSKFSFLASDDEDEDKKDEGTQGGSRKLREEGGDREMDGGQQRRMERRSRVRKQAATPAGGGDGRKSPTEMAPSSAYLSTSLSETSQGQQVLIQEEHAASDTQKVAGAHTPPTYNGERQPSPHSSGEDMEISDEDDGGGNGGIASSSSSPAPSQSALPSQSADLSSASPPDSTQHFGASMPPPHIPSYPPHLPPPPPPGFSLQPPPPPPGVPPPLPHMELHPEYAMPPHLYDYANSVELMSQYAGTSFQMQAHMLSRLHQLREKHAPGSEYPPSYHLHSLPPPSHAPHPHHPYMDQDGAAGNPYMPPHMPTYPYPDPHAAQLPPHHPHAMPPPPHSPWPPHVVPQHYPSHYPPPTYNAVQGLDGEQYTIPMMGQNPHEATVQLVLASLIDEMKNIMQRDLNRKMVENVAFGTFDEWWERKERKAKPFQTAMRAVSAVRDDEKKEEKTSSRPREPLMSLVDWAKSGGMEGFSLRGALRLPSFKVKRKEPQELAEEVSLKRVRPSTPPDEEDEDSYQGKGSDRASRPEETRAAERDSVQRRKRRKPRKAYDLDSEGEETSDESSSEKEEDEDDSEKDESEDEALSADSDDESLSSSSESLSSSSSSSSSSSDEEDEDELEQVDESEALDTMDESTMDSVAMEKEKANGGESPAVAAAEVKSEDKMAPAVPVNHRPPSPPCPRPSSPILPPLKKRRKTVSFSMEESETKPSIHVPVAPLSPSSAASPSLLLSPVKSQPPDQLITSSPTASTSSKPAPMLRPFASRPTKATPPSASPTSVLTVPPPVRSLRPEEPRKHSPSPQSTPAKSPLRRGKESPRTPPTPVCLTVQNLPLDHASLVRVAYEEPGPMTLAANQKGRPRGRPRTVSMSAPSTPSLLEEDEFDEDEDEELLEQRLKLREQLGASSLLQLASASTPDLSVLAHVAAEMDGDIDSEETETSDEAEEHKLEEDEVARLFTLDPGGTLVLQEHNYSKSPSFLVPPISPASSAVQRRQKQDAAVLLPTDFHQHCVQEAPEEVIGDSQTDTAEFYSTGLVGDEAGVRVLSPVSKRRGSFKTEESLEKGKSKKRTRKDKENVELQPAKKLKQDHGRKQKRGKLEDCAPEEDVDVEQLETADLSSSTSSSDSGDSDFGLDEHLGFEREEVRKSERLFLQEAGITPSTQRKSNLVLPSLPAALFSYKQRSEFEQMTILYDIWNTGLDQEDMCLLKVTYEKLLQDDHNADWLNDTHWVPHTITNIPNPRRKKKAVDSQLRQHVTGCARSEGYYAISRKEKDVYLDLDLAEAMQESVDYDISGSNRVLSERRSEQRRLLSAIGTPAVMDSDLLKLNQLKFRKKKLRFGRSRIHEWGLFAMEPIAADEMVIEYVGQNIRQMVADNREKRYAQEGIGSSYLFRVDHDTIIDATKCGNLARFINHCCTPNCYAKVITIESQKKIVIYSKQPIAVNEEITYDYKFPIEENKIPCLCGTENCRGTLN; this is encoded by the exons gccaaCAGAGGATGAAGTATTATGACCTGATCGTTAATGGGTCATACACACCTCAGACTGTCCCCACAGGAGGAAAAGCCCTGAGTGAGAAGTTTCAGCCCCCTGCTCCAGCACAGCCTGACACA TCGTCTGATATTAGACGGAAGCTATCGACCGATCAGGTGCCGGTTCCTCCACCCGGCAGCGCGACCCCGTGCTCCTTGGACACCGGATTTGGGGAGCAGCGTATGGACACACCGCCATCCTCCCTCGGGGGGCCGTTCACCCCTGGCTCCTCGTGCTCTTCGCAGGGAGGCGGAACTCCTTACACGTCACGTTCTGGAACCCCCTTTTCCCAGGATTCAGGATACTCCGGGGGCAG GCATGGAGGTTACAGCGGTGGTCCTGTGGGTGGAGGTTTCCCTGCTCAGGACATGCTTCCTTCATCTTCCTGCTCTTCATCCGCCGTGTCGTCTTCGTCCGGGTTCAAGTCTCGCTTTTATGACGAGCCTCACAGAGTTCCCCCTCAAGACCCCACGGTGTACCACAGAGGTCGGCCCGGTTTCCCCCCTCCTCCCCCTCTTCCCTGTTACCCCTCGTATCACAACGCCGGCACAACTGGGATGCACATGCCCCCTAACCCTCACATGCCCCCCTCAGGAACTCTGTACGAGTCTCCGCCAGTGACCGAACGAGAGCGGGACAGGGAACGGGAACGAGACcggggacagagagacagagatagggAGCGGGACAGGGACTCTGGGGGGCGCTATGGCGTGTCTCGCCGCTCCTCTTACCATCACCAACCGGATGTAACGTCCAAGTCCTCCTACCATTCACACCACTCGCACCGGGAGGAGCGGGAAAGCAGGTCGTATCGTAGAGACAGCTCGGCCTCCAGGGAACACGGGAGGCACCGGAACCATCACCACTCGCACAACCACCATGGACGGAGGAGGGACAGTAGGGACAGGGATGGAGATTATGCGAACAGCTCTGATCCACGATACAGAAGCCACTCCAACTCCAGCCATCGTTCCTCCAACAGTATGTCTCCTCCGCCCGCCTCGTTCGGAGGATACAATCAGTCTAAAGAGCTTCAGACCCAGGACACTCCATCTTCGTCCCGCATGGAGCCTTCTCCATCCTTCAGGTCAGGGGAGAGATCGAGCGGAAGTGGAGAAAACGATTATCGATCTCACCACCCACCATTACaccctcctccacctcctccacctcctcctcttccccctGCTTCCGTCATCGCCGCGGCGGTGGCCGAAACTCTGAGCTCGCTAGATTTCGGCCAGGAGAGCCCAGTACGAGAGGAGCCGTGGAGCAAACCCAAGAGGCGCCCCAGCACCCCACCGCAGCCCCCCCAAACCCCTCCACCCTCCTCCCCTCCTCATGCCTCCATTCCTTCATCATCCACTTCACCATCCTCTACCTCTCTGCCTCACCACCACCCTTCCTCCACTGCGTCTCTATCCCCACCCCACGCACAACGAGACTCCTCCTCTCCGGAGCCGGACTCCACCAACGAGAGCCTCCCGTTTGTTCACCACTGCAGCAGTTTGGACTCGCGCATCGAGATGCTGCTAAAGGAGCAGAAATCCAAGTTTTCCTTCCTCGCCTCTGACGACGAGGACGAAGACAAGAAGGACGAGGGCACCCAAGGAGGCTCGAGGAAGCTGCGGGAAGAGGGCGGAGACCGAGAGATGGATGGAGGACAGCAGAGGAGAATGGAGAGGAGAAGCAGAGTGAGAAAACAGGCGGCAACaccagcaggaggaggagatggaaggaaaagCCCTACAGAAATGGCTCCCTCCTCCGCCTACCTCTCCACGTCACTGTCTGAGACGTCACAGGGACAGCAGGTCCTCATACAGGAGGAACACGCAGCGTCCGACACGCAGAAGGttgcaggtgcacacacaccacccacctACAACGGAGAACGACAG CCATCACCGCATTCCTCTGGAGAAGATATGGAAATCTCTGACGAAGACGACGGTGGTGGTAACGGCGGCATAGCCTCGTCGTCGTCCTCCCCCGCCCCGTCTCAGTCGGCCCTGCCCTCTCAGAGCGCCGACCTCTCGTCCGCTTCGCCCCCAGATAGCACGCAGCACTTCGGCGCCTCGATGCCGCCCCCTCACATACCCTCATACCCTCCTCACCTGCCCCCTCCTCCACCGCCCGGCTTTTCTCTCCAgccccctcctcctcccccgGGTGTGCCCCCTCCCCTGCCCCACATGGAGCTTCACCCGGAGTACGCCATGCCCCCTCACCTGTACGACTACGCCAACTCTGTGGAGCTGATGAGCCAGTACGCCGGCACGTCCTTTCAGATGCAAGCACACATGCTCAGTCGTCTGCACCAGCTGCGAGAAAAGCACGCGCCTGGCTCAGAGTACCCACCCTCTTACCACCTCCACTCTCTGCCTCCTCCCTCGCATGCACCACACCCTCATCACCCCTACATGGACCAAGATGGAGCTGCTGGGAACCCCTACATGCCCCCTCACATGCCTACGTATCCGTACCCTGACCCTCATGCCGCCCAGCTGCCCCCTCACCACCCCCACGCTATGCCTCCACCCCCTCACTCCCCATGGCCTCCTCATGTCGTACCCCAGCATTACCCCTCCCACTACCCACCGCCGACATATAATGCTGTGCAAGGGCTGGATGGCGAGCAGTACACCATTCCCATGATGGGTCAGAACCCTCACGAGGCCACGGTCCAGCTGGTTCTTGCTTCTCTAATCGACGAGATGAAGAACATCATGCAGAGGGACCTGAACCGCAAGATGGTGGAGAATGTCGCCTTTGGAACCTTCGACGAGTGGTGGGAGCGTAAAGAGAGGAAGGCTAAG cCGTTCCAGACCGCAATGAGGGCCGTGTCTGCTGTGCGGGACGACGAGAAGAAGGAAGAGAAGACGAGCAGTCGGCCGCGTGAGCCGCTGATGTCTCTGGTGGACTGGGCCAAGAGTGGAGGCATGGAAGGGTTCTCTCTGCGTGGGGCTCTGCGCCTGCCTTCATTCAAG gtGAAAAGGAAAGAGCCTCAGGAGCTGGCAGAGGAGGTGTCACTGAAACGAGTCAGGCCTTCGACTCCACCAGACGAGGAGGACGAAG ACTCGTACCAGGGTAAAGGGTCTGACCGTGCAAGCCGGCCGGAGGAGACCCGAGCAGCAGAGAGAGACTCGGTACAGAGGAGGAAGAGACGCAAACCACGCAAAGCTTACGACCTGGACAGCGAAGGAGAGGAGACGTCTGATGAGTCGTCATctgaaaag gaggaggatgaagacgACAGCGAGAAAGACGAGTCCGAGG ATGAAGCCCTCAGTGCAGACAGCGATGATGAGAGCCTCTCCTCTTCATCCGAAAGCCTGTCATCGTCCTCTTCCTCGTCATCTTCGTCTTCAGATGAGGAAGACGAAGATGAGCTGGAGCAGGTAGACGAGAGCGAGGCCTTGGACACGATGGACGAGTCGACGATGGACAGCGTTGCCATGGAGAA GGAGAAGGCGAACGGCGGAGAGTCGCCTGCTGTGGCTGCAGCTGAGGTCAAATCAG aagacAAGATGGCTCCGGCTGTGCCTGTAAATCACCGGCCACCATCTCCTCCTTGTCCTCGCCCATCTTCTCCCATCCTGCCTCCTCTGAAGAAACGGCGCAAGACCGTGTCCTTCTCCATGGAGGAGAGTGAAACCAAACCCTCCATCCATGTCCCTGTAGCTCCTCTCTCACCCTCCTCCGCCGCTTCTCCATCGCTCCTCCTTTCTCCGGTCAAATCACAACCACCAGATCAGCTTATTACATCATCACCCACTGCTTCCACGTCATCCAAACCTGCCCCGATGCTCCGCCCGTTTGCTTCACGCCCGACcaaggccacgcccccttcagCGTCTCCCACCTCGGTTCTCACAGTCCCTCCTCCTGTTCGCTCGCTGCGTCCGGAGGAACCCAGGAAACATTCTCCATCCCCACAGTCGACCCCTGCCAAGTCTCCTCTCAGACGTGGCAAAGAATCGCCCAGAACCCCTCCCactcctgtctgtctcactgtccagAACCTTCCGCTGGACCATGCCTCTCTGGTTCGGGTGGCCTACGAAGAGCCCGGCCCGATGACACTCGCCGCCAATCAGAAAGGTCGTCCACGTGGCAGGCCTCGAACCGTCAGCATGTCGGCTCCCTCCACACCCTCGCTACTGGAGGAGGATGAGtttgatgaagatgaggatgaggagctTCTGGAGCAGAGATTGAAGCTCAGGGAGCAGCTCGGAGCATCCAGTTTGCTGCAGCTAGCATCCGCATCCACACCCGATCTCTCCGTGCTAGCTCACGTGGCTGCAGAGATGGACGGAGACATTGACTCGGAGGAGACCGAGACGTCAGATGAAGCCGAAGAGCACAAACTGGAGGAGGACGAAGTAGCTCGGCTTTTCACGTTAGATCCAGGCGGAACGCTCGTCCTGCAGGAGCACAACTACTCAAAGTCTCCATCTTTCCTCGTTCCCCCTATTTCTCCTGCATCCTCTGCTGTTCAAAGGAGGCAGAAACAGGACGCCGCAGTGTTGCTCCCTACAGACTTCCATCAACACTGCGTCCAGGAGGCTCCTGAGGAGGTCATCGGAGACTCTCAGACAGACACGGCGGAGTTCTACAGCACGGGGCTCGTAGGAGACGAGGCCGGAGTGCGTGTGCTCAGCCCCGTGTCTAAACGCAGAGGCTCTTTCAAGACCGAGGAATCTCTGGAGAAAGGAAAGAGTAAAAAGAGGACTCggaaagacaaagaaaacgTGGAGCTGCAGCCTGCTAAAAAACTGAAGCAGGACCACGGCAGGAAGCAGAAGAGAGGGAAGTTGGAG GATTGCGCCCCGGAGGAGGACGTAGACGTGGAGCAGTTGGAGACAGCCGATCTGTCCAGCTCCACCTCCAGCTCAGACTCCGGCGATTCGGACTTCGGCCTGGACGAGCACCTCGGGTTCGAACGTGAGGAGGTGAGGAAAAGTGAGCGTCTCTTCCTGCAGGAAGCCGGAATCACACCGTCGACCCAGAGGAAGTCCAACCTGGTCCTGCCTTCTCTCCCAGCCGCTCTGTTCTCGTACAAACAGCGCAGCGAGTTTGAACAGATGACCATCCTGTATGACATCTGGAACACCGGGCTGGACCAGGAGGACATGTGTCTGTTGAAGGTGACGTACGAGAAGCTGCTGCAGGACGACCACAACGCCGACTGGCTCAACGACACACACTGGGTCCCTCACACTA TCACTAACATCCCGAACCCACGGCGTAAGAAGAAGGCTGTGGACAGCCAGCTGAGGCAGCACGTGACAGGATGCGCCCGCAGCGAGGGTTACTACGCCATCAGCCGCAAAGAGAAGGACGTTTACCTGGACCTGGACCTCGCCGAGGCCATGCAGGAGTCCGTAGACTACGACATCTCG ggATCGAACCGTGTGCTGTCGGAGAGGCGCTCGGAGCAGAGGCGTCTCCTCAGTGCCATCGGCACGCCAGCCGTCATGGACTCAGACCTGCTCAAACTCAACCAGCTCAAG TTCCGCAAGAAGAAGCTGCGCTTCGGACGCAGCCGCATCCACGAGTGGGGTCTGTTCGCCATGGAGCCCATCGCCGCAGACGAGATGGTCATCGAGTACGTGGGTCAGAACATCAGACAG ATGGTGGCTGATAATCGTGAGAAGCGTTACGCTCAGGAGGGGATCGGGAGCAGCTACCTGTTCCGTGTAGATCACGACACCATCATCGATGCCACCAAGTGTGGAAACCTGGCACGCTTCATTAACCACTGCTGCACT CCGAACTGCTACGCGAAAGTCATCACCATCGAGTCCCAGAAGAAGATCGTCATTTACTCCAAGCAGCCCATCGCCGTGAACGAGGAGATCACATACGACTACAAGTTCCCCATCGAGGAGAACAAAATCCCCTGTTTGTGTGGAACGGAGAACTGCAGAGGAACACTCAACTAA